In Embleya scabrispora, the DNA window CCGGTGTCGCCGGCGCCCGCGAAGGACAGCGCCGAGGTGCTGATCAGGACGTAGATCAGGAGGAGCAGGACGGTCGAGATCACCGCGGCCCGGCCGGGGGTGCGCGCGGAGTCCGCGGTCTCCTCGTTGATCGACACGGCCGTGTCCCAGCCCCAGTAGATGAACACCGCGGCCAGGACGCCCTTCGTCAGCGCGTCGACGGAGTCGATCTCGAACGGGTCGAACCAGGACCACGCGACGTGGACCGAGCCGTCCGGGGCGTTGCCGAGGTAGACCTTCCAGAGCGCGGTGAGGCCGAGGGCGACCAGGACCACGATCTCGATGGTCAGCAGTACCTTCTGCAGGTTGGCGGACAGTTCGATGCCGACGTAGCAGATCCAGGTCATCAGGACGATCCAGACGACGCCCGCGAAGGTGGTCCAGAACGTGTCCTCGGCGAGGCCGTGGGCGCCGACCAGTTGGAAGCCGTACTGGCCGGCGATCTGCGCGAGGTTGGCCATCACGACGACGTCCGCGACGATGATCGCCCAACCGCCCATCCAGCCGGTCATCGGGCCGAACGTGCGCGATCCCCAGGTGAAGGTGGTGCCGCAGTCCGGGTTGTCCTCGTTCAGTTCCTTGTAGCCGTAGGCGATCAGGAACATCGGGACGAAGGCCAGGACCATGACGATCGGCGATTGCAGGCCGACGCCCGCGACGATGATGCCGAGGGTGGCGGCCAGGCTGTAGGCCGGTGCGGTGGAGGCGAGCCCGATCACGACGCTGGACGCGAGGCCCAGGGCGCCGGTCTTGAGGCCCTTCTCGCCGGCTGCGCGACGCAGGGGCGGTTCGGGCGAGGAGGGTCTTGCGGGGTCGGTGGAGACCATGGCGAACCGTCCTGTCCTAGCCGGGTGGTTTACACCCGTTTGACCGAAAACGGACCATTGCAGCAGAGGATCAGATTAGACCCCCCGGCAAGCCGCCCGGCAGCCCCGAAGGCCGGAAAAATCAAGGGAACTGATGCTGTGTCAGGCACTTGGGACGGCAGGTGTCGCGGGGTGGCGGGCCGGTTACCCTCGGCCACGAACCCGACACCGCGCGACCGCGTCGCCGCCGGGCGCCGCTCAGGCCGGCACCCGGGTCGCTTCGGCGGCCGAGTGCTCGGCGGCCGGGTGCTCGGCGGTCGGCTGCGCGACGTGCGCGGATGTACGCCCGCGCATGCGGGAGTCCGTCCAGGCGCTCGCCAGCGCGATCAGACCCAGCGCGACGCCGACCCACGCGACCGCGGCGTAGCCGAAGCCGGCCGCGATCACCCGGCCGCCGAGCAGTGGGCCGACGGTGATGCCGACGTTGAACGCCGCCGTGTTGGCCGCGCCGGCGAGGGTGGGGGCGTCGGACGCGATGGCGAACACCCGGGCGTTGACGGCCGGATTGGCCGCGAAGCCGCCCACGCCGAGCAGGAAGACCAGGACGAAGGTGGCCGGCACGTGGTGTGCGGTCAGCGCGAGCAGCAGGGACACGACCACGATCGTGCCGATGCTGCCGTACAGGGTGGCGAACGGGTGTTCGTCGGCCACCCGTCCGCCGATCGTGATCCCGACCACCGCGCCCACCCCGTACCAGGACAACACCAGCGGTACCCACGCCTCGCCGATCCCGGTGGTGTTGGTCAGCATCGTGCCGAGGTAACTGAACACCGCGACCACGGCGCCGAAACCGGCCGCCGTCGTGGTGTACGCGACCCACAGTCGCGGCCGGCGCATGGCGCGCAGTTCGGTCCGGACCGAGCGCGGCGCCTCGTCCGTGGTGTGGCCGCCGGGCAGGACCGCGTATACCGCGACCGTGCTCAGCGCGGTGAGCAGGGCGACCGCCCAGAAGGCCGCGCGCCAGCCGGCCCAATTGCCGATCATGGTGCCGAGCGGAAGGCCGACCACGGTGGCCAGGGACAACCCGCCCGCGACCACCGCCATCGCCTTGGCCCGCGCGTTCGGGGCGACCAGGCCGATGGCGGTGACGGCCGCCACCGCCCAGAAGCCGGCGTAGGCGATGGCGCTGACCACGCGGGTGGCGAGAATCAGCCAGTAGCCGGGGGCGAGCGCGCCGACCACGTGGCCCAGGACGAACACGCTCTGGAAGGCGATCAGGGCGGTACGTCGCGGCCAGTGCAGGGTGAGTACGGCGAGCAGGGGCGCGCCGATGACCATGCCGACGGCGAAGGCCGAGATCAGCAGCCCGGCGTCGGGGATGGAGACGCCGAGGTCGGCGGCCATCGTCTCCAGCAGTCCGGAGAGCATGAACTCCGAGGTGCCTTGGGCGAATATGCCGAGTCCGAGGACGTAGACGGCCAGGGGCATGGGGGACTCCCGAGTCGGTGGTGCGGTGTGCGTTCGCGTTTTGGAATGTTCGGTTCAAAATCAGGGCAGACGTGGGCGCGGCCGAAGGTCGCGGCGGGCGCGCCGGGTCGGCTCGGTGTGCGCGGGTCGCTAGAGCGCCGCGAGTGTCGTCTCCGCGATCGCCGTCAGCCCCGCACGGTTCACCCCGCTGCGGGCGGCGAGCCGGATTCCCGACACCGCGCCGATCACGGCGTGGGCGAGGGCGTCGGCGTCCTTGTCCCGGTCGATGTCGCCATCGAGCCGTCCGGCGTCGATCGCGGCCTTGATCGCCGCGTGCCGGCGGAGGTAGTCCCGTTCGAGCAGTGCGGTCACCTCGACGTCGCGGCCGGACAGTTCGATCGCGGTGTTGACCACCAGGCAGCCGCGCCGGTCGCCGGGGTTGTCGGTCTCGTCGACCACGATCGTGGTCAGCAGGTCGCGGATCTTCTCGTGCACGGGCCGATCGCTCTCCAGGTTCGCCACCTGGACGCTCGTCATGTGCTCGATGTAGCGCCGCAGTGCCCGCAGGAACAGATCGCGTTTGCTGCTGAACGTGTTGTAGATGCTGCTGCGGCCGAGGCCGGTCGCGTCGCACAGGTCCTGCGTCGAGGTGGCCTCGTAGCCCGCCCGCCAGAACGCGTCGAGCGCGGCCTGGACCGCCTGTTCCTCGTCGAACTTCCGTGGTCGGGCCATGCGGAGCACGCTAGCAGGTTTTGTAATGAGTGGTCCAATAAGGTTGATCGCCCCCGACCGTCGACGCCGCGCGCCCGAGAGGGAAAGATTGTCGACCATGGTGGAGTGGGGGCCTTTGGCCGGGCTGGACGGGATCGACTGGGCGGGTTCGGGACACGCGTACGGCTCGGCCGAGGACGTGCCGGAACAACTGCGCGCGTTGCGCTCGGCGGACGCGGGGGAGCGGGGGCGGGCGCTGGACGCGCTCTACGGCAATATCTTTCACCAGGGCAGCCGATACGAGGCGACGGCGCACGCCGTACCGTTCCTGCTCGCGCTCGTCGCGGATCCGGGCACCCCCGATCGGGCCGAACTGGTGCACCTGCTTGCGGCGTTGGCGATCGGATTCGACGAGGTACACCTTCCCGACGGGGTGGCGATCGCCGCTTGGCGCGCGGCGGTGCGCCAGGCGCGCGCGGGGGGCGCGGAGGGGGCCAGGCGGCGGTTCGACGGGTGGATCGCGCAGGCCGACGGGGAGGCCGAACGACGCGCCCGGGAGCGGCGGCGGGACACCTTCGACTTCGAGCGGTCGTGCCGGGCGGCCGAGTACGAACTGCGCGCCTACGACGCGGTGCGCGCCGGCGTGCCGACGCTGTGCGGTGTGCTGACCGATCCGGATCCGCGGCTGCGGGCGGCGGCGGCGTACGCGGTCGGCTGGTTTCCCGAGGAGGCGCCGCGGATCCTGCCCCGGCTGCGCGACCTGCCGGCGACCGAATCGGTGCCGGGCGTCGCGGCGAACGCGATCGTGGCGATCGGCCTGCTCGGCGACGCGGCCCAGATCGCCCCGCTGCGGGCGTACCACCAGGGTGCCGACGAGCCCCTGGCCCGCTGGGCGGCGGCGACCGCACTGGCCCGCCTCGGTGCGGCCGACCTGGAGGTGATCGCCGAACTCGCAGCCTGCACGGTGGACCCGCCGGCCGACGACGAGGCGGTCCCGATGGGCTTCTTCGACGGGGATCTGCGAGCCTACGCGTCGAGCAGTCTGGCCGCCCTCGAAGCCGGCGAACTCCCGGTCGACGTACTGGAATCGATCCTGGCCGGATTGTCCCGCACCTCCGGCCCCTCGGCCTTCGCCATCACGGACGCGGCGCTTCGCCTGGCCTTCGGCACGGAGGCGCTCGGTGCGCCGGCGCCGGCCTTCGCCGACTTGTCGGCGGCGCGGCGCCGGGTCGTGGCGACCCTGGCCGAACTGGATGTGGACACCTGGAAGTGGGTCGACTTCCGAGAGTTGCTGCGGGCGCGCGATCTGCCGGACGACCGGGCGGCGTGCCGGAGGTACGCGGGGTTGGCGCAGGACTGAGCCCCGGCGGGGTGCGGGCTACTCCGTCATCGGCGCGCGCAGCGCCTCCGGGTCGGTGGCGGCCGACAGCAGGCGGGCGCGGATGGCGGTGCCGGCCCGGGTGTAGGCGTCCTCGTCGTCGTGCAGGACGCTGATGCCGTTGGCGGCTTCCAGGAACGCGATGATCTCGAAGACGAGTTGGGCCGTGTCCAGGTCCCGGTGGGCCTCGCCCCGGGATTTCGCGGCCTCGGCCTCGGCGATCAGCAGGGCGCGCCAGCCGCTCCAGGCGCCGGCCAGTGCGTCGCGGACCCGGCCCGGGCGGGCGTCGAATTCGGCGGCGGTGTTGAAGAAGAAGCAACCACCGGGGAAGACCCGGTCGCGCGAGTAGGCGATCCAGCGCTCGGTCAGCCGCCACAGCCGGACCAGGCCGGCAGGCCCCTCCATCGCCGGGGTCACCACATGGTCCACGTAGACCTCGACCGCCGCGCCGATCGCCGCGAGTTGCAATTCCTCCTTGGAACCGAAGTGGGCGAACACCCCGCTCTTGCTGATCTCCAGGTCGCTCGCGAGCCGGCCGATGGACAGGCCTTCCAGTCCCTCCATCGAGGCGATGTCGGCGGCCCGGTGGACGATCGCCTGCCGGGTGCGATCGCCCTTGCGGACTCGCCCGTCGGTCGCGGACGTGCTCATGACCCCTCCTGTTTCCGCCGGCCCGACCGGTCCGGCCCCTCGGGTCGGCCCGCCGCCTGCTCGGCCGACCGGCGTCGATTATCCCGCTGTCGGGCCCGCCCCCGGCCTTGACAGTCTTCGCCGACCTGATAAATAGTACGACCGATCGTGCAGTTTTGATCCGGCTGGTTGCGTCTCATCCAGGCGAACCACTCACCCAGGGGGCATGCGGACATGACCCATCCGAAGGCGTCCGGCGCCATCGCCGGCCCGATCGATCCCGAACTCGCCTCGATGGCACCGGCGTTGACCGATACGCGGAGGCCCACTCGGTCCGGGGCGGGCGGCAGGCGGGCCGGGGAGACGTCCGCGCGGTTGGCCGTGCGGGCGGCGACGGCCCTGTCCCCGCGGGCCGCCGGGGCACTGGCGTATGTGCTGTTTCGGCGTCCGTTCGGGCGCAGCCCGGTCCGGCCGGCGGAGCGCTCGGCGCACCTGTTCGCGGTCACCGACACCTTGGATGTCGGCGGCCGGAAGGTGGTCACCTACCGCTGGGGCGACGGGGCCGAGCCGGTACTGCTGCTGCACGGATGGCAGTCCCGGGCCTCGCGCTTCGCGCCGTTCGTCGAGGAGCTGCGGGCCCGGGGGCTGACCCCGATCGGCTTCGACGCGCCGGGCAACGGGGATTCGGGCGGGATCGGCCCCACGGTTTTGGACTATGCCGAGATCGCCCGGCAACTCCAGGAGCGCCATGGGGAGTTCCGGGCCATGTTGGCGCATTCCTTCGGGGTGCTCGGGGCGTTTCAGGCGTTGCGCTCGGGGGTGCGGGCGGATCGGGTGGTGGCGATCGGCGGAGTGTGCGACATGGAATACCTGTTGCACCGGTTCAGCGCCCGACTCCGGTTGGACGCGCGGGTCGTGGCGCTGGTCCGGGAGCGGGCGGACGAGCGGCTGCTGGCCCCCGAGACGGACATCTGGGAGCGGTTCTCCGCTTCCCACGGTCCCGAGCGGGTACGGGTGCCGATCCTGGTCGTGCACGACGAGGACGACCCGATGGCGACGGTGGACCAGGGGTATCGGCTGGCGGCGGCCCATCCCGACCGGGCCCGGCTGTTCGTCACCAGGGGACTCGGCCATCACCGGGTGATGAGCGACCCGGTCGTGGTCGCCGAGGTGCTGCGTTTCCTCGACGAAGCCGAGGCGCCCGCCCCGGCGGCCTGCCGGTCCGGGGCCGCGTAACACGGCGTCGGGTGCCCGGTGTCGGGTCCCGGGTCACGTACGTGGTGCGCGCCGGCGGGGGTCGGGGTGCCACGGGGAGATTCGGGCCGGGGGCCACGGGTACCGGTCGAGGACGCGCGACGGCGTGGTCGCGCTTTCGTCGTCGACGACGTGGAGGTAGCGCAGGCCGACGTAGTTCGCGGTCGGGTGGCCGGCGAGCAGCGGGCTGTCGAAGCTGCCGGTGCCCTTGGCCATGTCGGCGCGCGGGTTCGCCAGTTGGATGTACGTGAACGTGCCGGCGCTCCGGGCGATCCAGCCGGTGAAGATCACCACGTGGCCGTCGGGGGTGTCGTCCAGCGCGTCGCCGGGGAGCAGATCCTCGCGGGCGACCCGATCGGTGACCGAACGCCGGTCGAGCGAGTCGGTGTTGAAGTCGGTGCTCGGCAGATGCCAGGCCATCGCGACCATCCCGGAACAGTCCGTGCGGTAGTCGTGCGCGCCGTCGGCGTCCGGGGCGACGGCCTGCTGGTCGTACTCGATCCCGCGGTCGAACCAGTCGCTCGCCCGGGCCAGGACCTCCGAACGGGCGATGGCCCCGCCGCGTGCGGAGGCGGCCTCGGCCGCCGGCGCGGCGGTCACGCCGAGGGCGGCCGCGAAGAGGAGGAGGGCGATCGTCACCCGGGCGCGGAACCGGGTGTGGACCTGGGCGTGAACCCGAGACTGGGCCCGGGAACGGGCCCGGGCATAGGTACGGGCCGCAGTGCGACGGCAGACTGCCATAGGGTTCAAATGGTGCATTTCACTAGGTTTATCCACGACGCGACGATCTCGATGCACCTGCCGGGGTGTGTCGGCCTGCGGATCAGTCGCCCAGTGCCGCCCGGGACGCGGCCAGGGCGGCGGCCTCGATCGACCTCGGCGGGGTGCGACCCGCCCCCAGGTGTCGGCGCAGCGCCGCATACGGCACGTCGACCAGCGCGAACGTGACCCGTTCCAGGCCCGCCGGCGAGACGCGGCCGAAGCGTGCCCGGGTGTACGCCCGCAGCGCATCCCGCAGTGCGTCGTTGATGCCGGCGGGATCCTGGTCGAGCTCGGCGGGCCAGGAGGCGACCAGGTCCTCGCGGCGATGGAGGAGCAACACGCGAGCCTGGTCCGGATGCTCCCGGGCCCAGCCCAGTACGGCCCGGATCGCCCGGTCGGCGCCGCGCTCGGGGTCCGGGTCGGCCAGCGCGGCCAGGAAGGGTTCCTGGAAGCGGTGCACGGTGCGCACCCACAATCGGGCGAGCAGCAGGTCGCGCGACGCGAAGCGGTGGTACACGGATCCGACCGGCGCCGACGCCTCGGCGGCCACGGCCGCCATCGTCACCCCGGCGGCGCCGGCCCGTGCGGCGACTCGCAGTGCGGCGTCGAGGAAGTCGTCGTCGCCGAACCTCGGTTTGCGGCCCACGTCCGTCCGCCTCACCCTCGTGCTTGATTTTTTATGGAGCCATGATTCTAGTATGGAGTCACCAATATCGTGGAAACGCTGTGAACGATCGGCGGTCGACCATGCTCATCACCCCCGCCCTCCTCGACACCGCCCTGCGCATCGTGCGCTCGCATGGGGTGGGCTTTTTGGCCACCACCGACGAGTGCGGCGCGCCGCGGGTGCGCCCGGTGCAGCACCTCGCGGTCGAGGACGACGCCACGATCTGGTTCGCTACCAGTCCACGATCGCGCAAGGCGCTCGACCTCCGGGCCCGGCCCGAGGTGTCGTACTCGGTCGAGGACCGCCCGGCCGTCGCCTACGCGACGCTCTACGCCAGGGCCGAAACGGTCGACTCCGAGGCGGAGTCGAGCGCGCGCTGGGACGAGACGCTGCGGCCGTTCTTCCCGGCGGGTCCGACCGGGGGCGACTTCCTGCTGGTGCGCCTGGTGCCGCATCGAGTCGAGGTGCTCGACTTCTCCGCCGGGGTGCACCCGGAGCCCTACGGGCTGGTGCCGGCGATCTCGGTGCTCCGGGGTGCCGGATCGGGGCCGAGTCAGGCGGGGAAGTCGAAGCTGTAGCCCTGTTGGACCAGCCAGGGAAGCAGCTGCTTGAGCGCGGCCAGGGTCTGTGCGCGGTCGCCGCCCGCGTCGTGCATCAGGATTATCCCGCCGGGCCTCAGCTCCTTCTCGGCGGTGGCCAGGATCTTGTCCGCGCCGGGGCGCTGCCAGTCGCGGGTGTCGTCGGACCAGTCCAGCGAGCGCATGCCGTACCCGGCCGCCATCGCGCGCACCTGCGGTGACCAGTCGCCGCCGGGCGCGCGGAACCAGTCGACCTTCGTGCCCGGTCCGGCCGCCGCGACGATCTGATCGTGCGCGGTGGTGATCTCGTACTTGATCCGGGACAGCGGGCGCTTCGCGATGCCCTCGTCGTGGGTGACCGAGTGGTCGCACAGCCGGTTGCCGTCCGCGACGACCTCCTTGACCAGCTTCGGATTGGCCTTCGCGTTCGGGCCGAGCATGCAGAACGTCGCCTTGGCCTTGTACTGCTTGAGCAGTGCGAGCACCTGCGGTGTCCACTGCGGGCTCGGCCCGTCGTCGAAGGTCAGCGCGACCGTACGCCCGCCGGTCGCGGTCTTGCGCACCAGCGCGTCCGGCACCAGCGGCGCCGGTATCGACGCCTGCGGATCGGCCGCGGTGGGCGCGTCGGACGGTGGCGGACCGACCTCCGCGGACCCCTCGCGCCCACCGGGCTTCGCGTCGTTTCCGGAACCTCCCGAGTCCGACGAACACGCCGCGGTCCCGGCGGCGAGCACCCCGGCCACGGCGAGAACGGTCAGACGACGCAGGACACGGCGGGTGGGCAGGCTCGTCACCGGGAACTCCAAGCACTGTTCGGAACTACGGACACATGTCCGAACACGTACGCGGCCAACGGACGGGTTCCGCACCCGAAGCCCATTTTGCGGCGACTTGGCGTGCCCTTGGCCCTCGGAGGCAGATCAGTCGCGGTCCAGGGCGCCGAGCGTGGCGGGCAGGTCGGGGGTTTCGGCGGCGGGGCGGTTGTAGGGGAGCCGGCCGAGTACGGCGGCCATGCCGCAGGTGTTCGTGACGGCGGAGAAGACCAGGCCGGAGCCGATCGCCGCGGACAGGAGGCGGGCCTTGGGCGCACGGCGGCCGGCGAGCAGGCCGAGCACCACGAGGGAGCCGGCGGCGAAGCGGACCTGGCGCTCCATCGGCCACACCCGGCGTGCGCCGTCGGGGGCGTCCAGGGCGTGGCCCTCGGCGGCCCAGGCCGAGGTGCCGCCGGTCAGGTGCGCGGCCTCGACGCCGGCCGCGGCCAGCTCGGTGCGGGCCCGCTCGGAGCGGGCCCCGGAGGCGCAGACGATCAGCAGTTCGGGGTGCGCCGCCCGCTTGAGCACCGGCACCGCCTCGCGCAGCCGGTCCAGCGGGACGTTGTACGCGCCGGGGATGTGGCCCGTGGCGAACTCGCCGGGGGTGCGCACGTCGAGCACGGTGAATTCGGTCAACCGGGCGCGGACCTGCGCGGGAGCGAGGGCGGTCATGGTGATCGGCCTTTCGACGGCCCGCCCGCTGCCGGACCGGGGGGCCGCGCCGGTGCGTGGCGCGGCTCCCCGGACTCGACACCGGGTGGGGTGATGGGGAGGACTACCTTCCGGTAACGGTGGGATCGAGCAGGGTGTTCCGGTTCGGCGGCGGATTTCGGGGCGGCGCGGGACGTGCGGCGCGCTCCGGGGGCTCGGTACTCCCGACGCGGTCGGCCGATCCCGCTCGCTCCAGGAGTTCGGTGACCAGGGGAGCCACCTGGTCCAGTTCGAGCAGGAAGCCGTCGTGGCCGTACGCGGAGCGCACCACCCGCAGTGGGCCCGCGTTCGGGATGGCATCGGCGAGGGTGCGCTGCTGGCTCGGCGGGTACAGGCGGTCGCTGTCGACGGCCGCGACCACCGTCGGGGCGGTGATCCGGGCCAGCGCCGCCGCCACGCCGCCCCGGCCCCGGCCCACGTCGTGGCTGTTCATCGCCTCGGTCAGAACCACGTAGCTGCCCGCGTCGAAGCGTGCGGTCAGCTTGGCCGCGTGGTGGTCCAGGTAGGACTCGACGGCGTAGCGGCCGTTCGGGCCCTCGCCCGGCTGTCGTTCCCGGCCGAAGCGGGTGGCCAGTTCGGGCTCGCTGCGGTAGGTGATGTGCGCGATGCGGCGGGCCAGGCCGAGCCCGCGCCAGGGCCCGGCCGAGGCCGGCCGGTCGTGGTAGTCGCCGCCGGCCCACCCCGGATCGCCACGGATCGCGTGCACCTGCGTCGAGCACCACGCGATCTGCTCGGCGCCGGCCGCCGCCGTGGTGGCGATCAGGAACAGCGCGCCGACCCGCTCCGGATGGGTCACCGCCCAC includes these proteins:
- a CDS encoding amino acid permease — encoded protein: MVSTDPARPSSPEPPLRRAAGEKGLKTGALGLASSVVIGLASTAPAYSLAATLGIIVAGVGLQSPIVMVLAFVPMFLIAYGYKELNEDNPDCGTTFTWGSRTFGPMTGWMGGWAIIVADVVVMANLAQIAGQYGFQLVGAHGLAEDTFWTTFAGVVWIVLMTWICYVGIELSANLQKVLLTIEIVVLVALGLTALWKVYLGNAPDGSVHVAWSWFDPFEIDSVDALTKGVLAAVFIYWGWDTAVSINEETADSARTPGRAAVISTVLLLLIYVLISTSALSFAGAGDTGNGLANPDNSGDVLSSLGSSVFGSVGFGWFMAKLLVFMVLTSSAASTQTTILPTARTALSMAAHRAIPAKFARVHTRNQVPTWSTVGMGIASVAFYVAITRVSTNVLTDSIGSIGLAIAFYYGITGFACVWYHRRVLTRSRRDLLTKGIMPGLGGALLAYFFVDACYVYSDKDYGTTYWSLPFAPHWQLGGVFLTGIGALLLGAVLMLGYRFVAPSFFRGETLPRAVAPRDAVVEWVGTAGSPGTTGSAGSAGSTGSAGSGKSEGPSGPTAL
- a CDS encoding Cmx/CmrA family chloramphenicol efflux MFS transporter, producing the protein MPLAVYVLGLGIFAQGTSEFMLSGLLETMAADLGVSIPDAGLLISAFAVGMVIGAPLLAVLTLHWPRRTALIAFQSVFVLGHVVGALAPGYWLILATRVVSAIAYAGFWAVAAVTAIGLVAPNARAKAMAVVAGGLSLATVVGLPLGTMIGNWAGWRAAFWAVALLTALSTVAVYAVLPGGHTTDEAPRSVRTELRAMRRPRLWVAYTTTAAGFGAVVAVFSYLGTMLTNTTGIGEAWVPLVLSWYGVGAVVGITIGGRVADEHPFATLYGSIGTIVVVSLLLALTAHHVPATFVLVFLLGVGGFAANPAVNARVFAIASDAPTLAGAANTAAFNVGITVGPLLGGRVIAAGFGYAAVAWVGVALGLIALASAWTDSRMRGRTSAHVAQPTAEHPAAEHSAAEATRVPA
- a CDS encoding TetR/AcrR family transcriptional regulator, which encodes MARPRKFDEEQAVQAALDAFWRAGYEATSTQDLCDATGLGRSSIYNTFSSKRDLFLRALRRYIEHMTSVQVANLESDRPVHEKIRDLLTTIVVDETDNPGDRRGCLVVNTAIELSGRDVEVTALLERDYLRRHAAIKAAIDAGRLDGDIDRDKDADALAHAVIGAVSGIRLAARSGVNRAGLTAIAETTLAAL
- a CDS encoding HEAT repeat domain-containing protein, producing the protein MVEWGPLAGLDGIDWAGSGHAYGSAEDVPEQLRALRSADAGERGRALDALYGNIFHQGSRYEATAHAVPFLLALVADPGTPDRAELVHLLAALAIGFDEVHLPDGVAIAAWRAAVRQARAGGAEGARRRFDGWIAQADGEAERRARERRRDTFDFERSCRAAEYELRAYDAVRAGVPTLCGVLTDPDPRLRAAAAYAVGWFPEEAPRILPRLRDLPATESVPGVAANAIVAIGLLGDAAQIAPLRAYHQGADEPLARWAAATALARLGAADLEVIAELAACTVDPPADDEAVPMGFFDGDLRAYASSSLAALEAGELPVDVLESILAGLSRTSGPSAFAITDAALRLAFGTEALGAPAPAFADLSAARRRVVATLAELDVDTWKWVDFRELLRARDLPDDRAACRRYAGLAQD
- a CDS encoding TetR/AcrR family transcriptional regulator produces the protein MSTSATDGRVRKGDRTRQAIVHRAADIASMEGLEGLSIGRLASDLEISKSGVFAHFGSKEELQLAAIGAAVEVYVDHVVTPAMEGPAGLVRLWRLTERWIAYSRDRVFPGGCFFFNTAAEFDARPGRVRDALAGAWSGWRALLIAEAEAAKSRGEAHRDLDTAQLVFEIIAFLEAANGISVLHDDEDAYTRAGTAIRARLLSAATDPEALRAPMTE
- a CDS encoding alpha/beta hydrolase; amino-acid sequence: MTHPKASGAIAGPIDPELASMAPALTDTRRPTRSGAGGRRAGETSARLAVRAATALSPRAAGALAYVLFRRPFGRSPVRPAERSAHLFAVTDTLDVGGRKVVTYRWGDGAEPVLLLHGWQSRASRFAPFVEELRARGLTPIGFDAPGNGDSGGIGPTVLDYAEIARQLQERHGEFRAMLAHSFGVLGAFQALRSGVRADRVVAIGGVCDMEYLLHRFSARLRLDARVVALVRERADERLLAPETDIWERFSASHGPERVRVPILVVHDEDDPMATVDQGYRLAAAHPDRARLFVTRGLGHHRVMSDPVVVAEVLRFLDEAEAPAPAACRSGAA
- a CDS encoding TetR/AcrR family transcriptional regulator, encoding MRRTDVGRKPRFGDDDFLDAALRVAARAGAAGVTMAAVAAEASAPVGSVYHRFASRDLLLARLWVRTVHRFQEPFLAALADPDPERGADRAIRAVLGWAREHPDQARVLLLHRREDLVASWPAELDQDPAGINDALRDALRAYTRARFGRVSPAGLERVTFALVDVPYAALRRHLGAGRTPPRSIEAAALAASRAALGD
- a CDS encoding pyridoxamine 5'-phosphate oxidase family protein, which codes for MLITPALLDTALRIVRSHGVGFLATTDECGAPRVRPVQHLAVEDDATIWFATSPRSRKALDLRARPEVSYSVEDRPAVAYATLYARAETVDSEAESSARWDETLRPFFPAGPTGGDFLLVRLVPHRVEVLDFSAGVHPEPYGLVPAISVLRGAGSGPSQAGKSKL
- a CDS encoding polysaccharide deacetylase family protein yields the protein MTSLPTRRVLRRLTVLAVAGVLAAGTAACSSDSGGSGNDAKPGGREGSAEVGPPPSDAPTAADPQASIPAPLVPDALVRKTATGGRTVALTFDDGPSPQWTPQVLALLKQYKAKATFCMLGPNAKANPKLVKEVVADGNRLCDHSVTHDEGIAKRPLSRIKYEITTAHDQIVAAAGPGTKVDWFRAPGGDWSPQVRAMAAGYGMRSLDWSDDTRDWQRPGADKILATAEKELRPGGIILMHDAGGDRAQTLAALKQLLPWLVQQGYSFDFPA
- a CDS encoding rhodanese-like domain-containing protein, producing MTALAPAQVRARLTEFTVLDVRTPGEFATGHIPGAYNVPLDRLREAVPVLKRAAHPELLIVCASGARSERARTELAAAGVEAAHLTGGTSAWAAEGHALDAPDGARRVWPMERQVRFAAGSLVVLGLLAGRRAPKARLLSAAIGSGLVFSAVTNTCGMAAVLGRLPYNRPAAETPDLPATLGALDRD
- the metX gene encoding homoserine O-acetyltransferase MetX: MSHATHTTPAPAGPRSLILPAPLWTESGEVLPEVRIGYETWGRLAPDRSNAVLVLHALTGDSHVAGPAGPGFPTPGWWDGLIGPGRALDTDRWFVVAPNALGGCRGSTGPASPGPGGRAWGSRFPRLSVRDQVAAEVAAADVWGIERWAAVVGGSMGGMRAVEWAVTHPERVGALFLIATTAAAGAEQIAWCSTQVHAIRGDPGWAGGDYHDRPASAGPWRGLGLARRIAHITYRSEPELATRFGRERQPGEGPNGRYAVESYLDHHAAKLTARFDAGSYVVLTEAMNSHDVGRGRGGVAAALARITAPTVVAAVDSDRLYPPSQQRTLADAIPNAGPLRVVRSAYGHDGFLLELDQVAPLVTELLERAGSADRVGSTEPPERAARPAPPRNPPPNRNTLLDPTVTGR